A region of Helicoverpa zea isolate HzStark_Cry1AcR chromosome 16, ilHelZeax1.1, whole genome shotgun sequence DNA encodes the following proteins:
- the LOC124637834 gene encoding CUE domain-containing protein 1: MASTMQLEFTQAMTDFKTMFPDMDDDVIEAVLRANQGAVDATIDQLLAMSTDNQNERLRLEMERVEGSTPSRRKDRRLGCRATDNGDDNDTTALVDVDDESIPLAVRRKWVPRMLGPLPPMFLRIPPGTDARIDLSLEMDDDRIATFLQNEEFMAELRWNQEFMAALDSEQGQKTKCHDDEAAFKERLKNMGKSSRKKFAQLSKMFSRGGSRRSGSARAPPRGPPDSLLLQEEHSDDDDRPQHHVKI, translated from the exons ATGGCGTCCACCATGCAGCTGGAGTTTACGCAGGCAATGACCGATTTCAAGACGATGTTCCCGGATATGGACGACGATGTTATTGAAGCCGTACTGCGCGCTAACCAGGGCGCGGTTGATGCCACGATTGACCAACTTCTAGCTATGAGTACTGATAACCAGAATGAACGATTAAGGCTCGAGATGGAGCGCGTGGAAGGCAGCACGCCGTCTCGTCGCAAAGACCGCCGTTTAGGTTGCAGGGCTACAGACAACGGTGATGACAACGACACCACGGCACtcgt AGATGTTGACGACGAATCGATTCCATTAGCTGTAAGAAGGAAATGGGTGCCCAGAATGCTGGGGCCACTACCTCCAATGTTTCTCCGAATACCGCCAGGGACAGACGCTAGAATAGACCTGAGCCTAGAGATGGACGACGATCGCATCGCCACCTTCTTGCAGAACGAGGAGTTTATGGCGGAGCTGCGGTGGAATCAGGAATTCATGGCAGCGCTGGACAGCGAGCAAGGCCAGAAGACTAAGTGTCACGATGATGAGGCAGCGTTCAAGGAGAGACTGAAAAATATGGGCAAAT CTTCTCGGAAGAAATTTGCCCAGTTGTCGAAGATGTtcagccggggcgggtcgcggCGGTCAGGCAGCGCGCGAGCTCCTCCGCGCGGCCCGCCTGACAGCCTGCTCCTCCAAGAGGAACACAGTGATGACGACGACCGCCCACAGCATCACgttaaaatataa
- the LOC124637833 gene encoding lysosomal-associated transmembrane protein 4A isoform X3 — protein sequence MLRFRPKLGSERNSEWRCCFCLHVRTGTILLGTWHLMLHLIALGFLAAIVRDPRLLDELERDSAPMADWGNVARVNEAIPTPLSNVEAPPSSIPQHIGQPRDHSLIYLCTLAITFMLIYGAALGKPAHLLPFFCLQIFDFAITVLTATGYLCYLRSIHRLVAETRRVPWQAQLLQLPAPALALVVLSAFLVAVLLKGYCISVVWRCYKYLTMRAHALQTPFVISSEDVPGAPLPYAAPAPDYSSLLPDYEEAVKQTPPPSYRAATLMAAADPSLTTVQERAQSEQAQPQPQPQPTNTIVVLPQNGTQARV from the exons ATGTTAAGGTTTCGGCCCAAACTGGGGAGTGAGCGCAACAGCGAATGGCGCTGTTGCTTCTGTCTTCATGTACGCACAGGAACCATACTGCTGGGAACATGGCATCTT aTGCTACACCTCATAGCGCTTGGGTTCCTGGCGGCCATTGTCCGCGACCCTCGCTTGCTGGACGAGTTAGAGCGGGACTCTGCCCCCATGGCTGACTGGGGTAACGTAGCGCGCGTCAATGAAGCCATCCCTACGCCCTTGTCGAACGTGGAAGCGCCTCCGAGCTCCATCCCTCAGCATATTGGACAGCCTCGAGATCATAGCCTTATATATC TGTGTACCCTGGCCATCACATTCATGCTGATCTACGGAGCCGCTCTAGGCAAGCCCGCCCATCTATTGCCATTCTTCTGTCTGCAGATATTCGACTTTGCTATCACAGT TCTGACTGCGACCGGTTACCTTTGCTACCTGCGCTCCATACATCGGCTGGTTGCGGAGACTCGGCGCGTTCCGTGGCAAGCTCAGCTGCTGCAGCTGCCGGCGCCCGCCTTAGCGCTCGTCGTACTTTCTGCCTTCTTGGTTGCCGTGCTGCTCAAG GGTTACTGCATCAGCGTAGTATGGCGCTGCTACAAGTACCTGACGATGCGTGCACACGCGCTACAGACGCCCTTCGTGATCTCCAGCGAGGACGTGCCGGGGGCGCCGCTGCCCTACGCCGCGCCCGCGCCAGACTACTCCAGCCTGCTGCCGGACTACGAAGAGGCGGTTAAACAAACCCCACCTCCTTCGTACCGCGCCGCCACGCTCATGGCCGCCGCAGACCCCTCGCTTACAACCGTT CAGGAGAGGGCACAGAGCGAGCAAGCACAGCCGCAGCCGCAACCACAGCCGACCAACACCATAGTGGTGCTCCCACAGAACGGCACACAAGCCCGCGTCTGA
- the LOC124637833 gene encoding lysosomal-associated transmembrane protein 4A isoform X2: MLRFRPKLGSERNSEWRCCFCLHVRTGTILLGTWHLMLHLIALGFLAAIVRDPRLLDELERDSAPMADWGNVARVNEAIPTPLSNVEAPPSSIPQHIGQPRDHSLIYHDVDVGALVTVCTLAITFMLIYGAALGKPAHLLPFFCLQIFDFAITVLTATGYLCYLRSIHRLVAETRRVPWQAQLLQLPAPALALVVLSAFLVAVLLKGYCISVVWRCYKYLTMRAHALQTPFVISSEDVPGAPLPYAAPAPDYSSLLPDYEEAVKQTPPPSYRAATLMAAADPSLTTVQERAQSEQAQPQPQPQPTNTIVVLPQNGTQARV, translated from the exons ATGTTAAGGTTTCGGCCCAAACTGGGGAGTGAGCGCAACAGCGAATGGCGCTGTTGCTTCTGTCTTCATGTACGCACAGGAACCATACTGCTGGGAACATGGCATCTT aTGCTACACCTCATAGCGCTTGGGTTCCTGGCGGCCATTGTCCGCGACCCTCGCTTGCTGGACGAGTTAGAGCGGGACTCTGCCCCCATGGCTGACTGGGGTAACGTAGCGCGCGTCAATGAAGCCATCCCTACGCCCTTGTCGAACGTGGAAGCGCCTCCGAGCTCCATCCCTCAGCATATTGGACAGCCTCGAGATCATAGCCTTATATATC ATGATGTGGATGTGGGTGCGCTGGTTACAGTGTGTACCCTGGCCATCACATTCATGCTGATCTACGGAGCCGCTCTAGGCAAGCCCGCCCATCTATTGCCATTCTTCTGTCTGCAGATATTCGACTTTGCTATCACAGT TCTGACTGCGACCGGTTACCTTTGCTACCTGCGCTCCATACATCGGCTG GTTGCGGAGACTCGGCGCGTTCCGTGGCAAGCTCAGCTGCTGCAGCTGCCGGCGCCCGCCTTAGCGCTCGTCGTACTTTCCGCCTTCTTGGTTGCCGTGCTGCTCAAG GGTTACTGCATCAGCGTAGTATGGCGCTGCTACAAGTACCTGACGATGCGTGCACACGCGCTACAGACGCCCTTCGTGATCTCCAGCGAGGACGTGCCGGGGGCGCCGCTGCCCTACGCCGCGCCCGCGCCAGACTACTCCAGCCTGCTGCCGGACTACGAAGAGGCGGTTAAACAAACCCCACCTCCTTCGTACCGCGCCGCCACGCTCATGGCCGCCGCAGACCCCTCGCTTACAACCGTT CAGGAGAGGGCACAGAGCGAGCAAGCACAGCCGCAGCCGCAACCACAGCCGACCAACACCATAGTGGTGCTCCCACAGAACGGCACACAAGCCCGCGTCTGA
- the LOC124637833 gene encoding lysosomal-associated transmembrane protein 4A isoform X1 has product MLRFRPKLGSERNSEWRCCFCLHVRTGTILLGTWHLMLHLIALGFLAAIVRDPRLLDELERDSAPMADWGNVARVNEAIPTPLSNVEAPPSSIPQHIGQPRDHSLIYHDVDVGALVTVCTLAITFMLIYGAALGKPAHLLPFFCLQIFDFAITVLTATGYLCYLRSIHRLVAETRRVPWQAQLLQLPAPALALVVLSAFLVAVLLKGYCISVVWRCYKYLTMRAHALQTPFVISSEDVPGAPLPYAAPAPDYSSLLPDYEEAVKQTPPPSYRAATLMAAADPSLTTVQERAQSEQAQPQPQPQPTNTIVVLPQNGTQARV; this is encoded by the exons ATGTTAAGGTTTCGGCCCAAACTGGGGAGTGAGCGCAACAGCGAATGGCGCTGTTGCTTCTGTCTTCATGTACGCACAGGAACCATACTGCTGGGAACATGGCATCTT aTGCTACACCTCATAGCGCTTGGGTTCCTGGCGGCCATTGTCCGCGACCCTCGCTTGCTGGACGAGTTAGAGCGGGACTCTGCCCCCATGGCTGACTGGGGTAACGTAGCGCGCGTCAATGAAGCCATCCCTACGCCCTTGTCGAACGTGGAAGCGCCTCCGAGCTCCATCCCTCAGCATATTGGACAGCCTCGAGATCATAGCCTTATATATC ATGATGTGGATGTGGGTGCGCTGGTTACAGTGTGTACCCTGGCCATCACATTCATGCTGATCTACGGAGCCGCTCTAGGCAAGCCCGCCCATCTATTGCCATTCTTCTGTCTGCAGATATTCGACTTTGCTATCACAGT TCTGACTGCGACCGGTTACCTTTGCTACCTGCGCTCCATACATCGGCTGGTTGCGGAGACTCGGCGCGTTCCGTGGCAAGCTCAGCTGCTGCAGCTGCCGGCGCCCGCCTTAGCGCTCGTCGTACTTTCTGCCTTCTTGGTTGCCGTGCTGCTCAAG GGTTACTGCATCAGCGTAGTATGGCGCTGCTACAAGTACCTGACGATGCGTGCACACGCGCTACAGACGCCCTTCGTGATCTCCAGCGAGGACGTGCCGGGGGCGCCGCTGCCCTACGCCGCGCCCGCGCCAGACTACTCCAGCCTGCTGCCGGACTACGAAGAGGCGGTTAAACAAACCCCACCTCCTTCGTACCGCGCCGCCACGCTCATGGCCGCCGCAGACCCCTCGCTTACAACCGTT CAGGAGAGGGCACAGAGCGAGCAAGCACAGCCGCAGCCGCAACCACAGCCGACCAACACCATAGTGGTGCTCCCACAGAACGGCACACAAGCCCGCGTCTGA